In the genome of Spodoptera frugiperda isolate SF20-4 chromosome 22, AGI-APGP_CSIRO_Sfru_2.0, whole genome shotgun sequence, one region contains:
- the LOC118280020 gene encoding uncharacterized protein LOC118280020, which produces MDETTKTSPSITRQKRKRKSKTKFTASQQKNPKLDNSTESPVKPAKIVKIQTEAVVMKAKKDEELPEILEASERFPILKNQELINKFLKVPMTNNQKGRIRQAIRDSLQGTSNILVPEIIHNKIQSIVKGNSNLTDSELRRVRILYNLLKTSLKEKEKNVDVKQKLKKEKVEKVKKETEDSPKVKEKEGKKDKEEKKEQLEKKVKGPKRYVVFLGNLPLDVDKDKIINHFSEMNEHIIDIRIPKPLPGKKNAIAYLELSNEPSYEFALSKHHSMLGKKRINVLYTAPKNAKQTKSSSKGKTAKLIALQKSGKLVGSIPLAKKRSQRRLKQKQAQAKLAAESA; this is translated from the exons ATGGACGAAACAACGAAAACTTCGCCATCAATCACCCGGCAGAAACGTAAAAGGAAGtctaaaacaaaattcacaGCTTCGCAACAAAAGAATCCAAAACTAGACAATTCTACTGAATCACCCGTTAAGCCAGCAAAGATAGTTAAAATACAAACTGAAGCCGTTGTTATGAAGGCCAAGAAAGATGAGGAATTGCCAGAAATACTAGAAGCCAGTGAGAGATTCCCAATATTGAAGAATCAAGAGTTGATCAACAAGTTCCTCAAAGTACCAATGACTAATAATCAAAAAG GCCGCATCCGCCAAGCAATCAGAGACTCGTTACAAGGCACATCAAACATCCTAGTACCCGAGATTattcacaacaaaatacaatcaATAGTCAAAGGCAACTCCAATCTTACCGACTCAGAACTCCGCAGAGTCCGTATACTCTACAACCTCCTTAAGACATCTCTCaaagaaaaagagaaaaacGTTGATGTtaaacagaaattaaaaaaagaaaaagtagagAAGGTTAAGAAAGAGACGGAGGATAGCCCTAAGGTGAAGGAGAAAGAGGGAAAGAAAGATAAGGAGGAGAAAAAAGAACAGCTTGAGAAAAAAGTTAAGGGTCCGAAGCGGTATGTCGTGTTCTTGGGGAACTTGCCACTGGACGTTGATAAGGACAAG ATTATAAACCACTTCTCGGAGATGAACGAGCATATAATAGACATCCGTATTCCTAAACCATTGCCGGGGAAGAAAAACGCTATCGCGTATTTGGAGCTCAGTAACGAACCGAGCTATGAG TTTGCGCTGTCCAAGCACCACTCCATGCTGGGAAAGAAGAGAATCAACGTGCTATACACGGCGCCTAAAAACGCCAAGCAAACTAAATCTAGCTCTAAG GGTAAAACAGCGAAATTAATAGCACTACAGAAATCGGGGAAATTAGTAGGCAGTATCCCATTAGCAAAGAAAAGAAGTCAACGCCGACTGAAGCAGAAACAAGCGCAAGCTAAATTAGCCGCTGAATCCGCctga
- the LOC118279949 gene encoding 60S ribosomal protein L23: MSKRGRGGSAGAKFRISLGLPVGAVINCADNTGAKNLYVIAVQGIKGRLNRLPAAGSGDMIVATVKKGKPELRKKVMPAVVIRQRKPFRRRDGVFIYFEDNAGVIVNNKGEMKGSAITGPVAKECADLWPRIASNASSIA; the protein is encoded by the exons ATGTCTAAAAGAG GACGTGGTGGTTCCGCGGGAGCGAAGTTCCGCATCTCGTTGGGTCTCCCTGTGGGAGCTGTGATCAACTGCGCAGACAACACAG GAGCCAAAAACCTTTATGTGATCGCCGTGCAAGGTATCAAGGGTCGCCTGAACAGGCTCCCTGCTGCCGGATCCGGAGACATGATCGTCGCCACTGTCAAGAAGGGTAAACCAGAACTCAGGAAAAAG GTAATGCCGGCAGTGGTGATCAGACAACGGAAACCGTTCAGGAGGCGGGACGGGGTGTTTATATACTTCGAGGATAATGCGGGCGTGATAGTGAACAACAAAGGCGAGATGAAAGGGTCCGCCATCACAGGACCTGTGGCCAAAGAGTGCGCGGATCTGTGGCCCCGTATCGCTTCCAACGCCAGCTCTATAGCTTGA
- the LOC118279861 gene encoding proteasome subunit beta type-4, whose translation MAFMGDMMNPAPLWQNGPAPGAFYNFPANSSGFGPSTRPVQEFKAHSATPITTTTTVIGVKFDKGCVIAADTLGSYGTLARFRDCPRIMKVNDLILLGNGGDYADYQYLKDIIEQKIIDEQCIGDGLLLKPRSLHCWLTRVLYNKRSKMDPLWSNYVVAGIQDGEPFLGAVDKLGTAYEDAAIATGLGAYMATPLVREAVDKGNLDEEGAKALVRKCMEVLFYRDARAFQRYQLGVVTSAGVRIEDLAELKHDWSLAHMIHMK comes from the exons atGGCATTTATGGGCGATATGATGAATCCTGCGCCCTTATGGCAGAACGGGCCAGCCCCAGGCGCCTTCTACAACTTCCCAGCAAATTCATCAGGTTTTGGACCAAGCACCCGTCCAGTCCAGGAATTTAAAGCCCA TTCTGCAACCCCGATCACAACCACCACAACAGTTATTGGAGTCAAGTTCGACAAGGGTTGTGTGATTGCCGCAGACACCCTCGGATCATACGGCACTCTCGCCAGGTTCCGTGACTGCCCCCGTATCATGAAAGTCAACGATCTGATCCTGCTGGGTAACGGTGGAGATTACGCCGACTACCAATACTTGAAGGATATTATTGAACAGAAAAT TATCGATGAGCAGTGCATCGGAGATGGTCTGCTGTTGAAGCCTCGCTCCCTGCACTGCTGGCTCACCAGGGTGCTGTACAACAAGCGCAGCAAGATGGACCCCTTGTGGAGCAACTACGTAGTTGCTGGTATCCAG GATGGTGAACCATTCCTGGGCGCAGTAGACAAGCTCGGCACAGCATACGAAGATGCAGCCATCGCCACCGGCCTCGGAGCGTACATGGCGACTCCACTCGTGCGCGAGGCAGTCGACAAGGGCAACCTCGATGAGGAGGGTGCTAA AGCATTAGTCCGCAAATGTATGGAAGTTCTCTTCTACCGCGACGCGCGCGCATTCCAACGCTACCAGCTGGGCGTGGTCACCAGCGCAGGAGTGCGCATCGAGGATCTAGCGGAACTGAAACATGATTGGTCGCTCGCCCACATGATTCATATGAAGTAA